From Aptenodytes patagonicus chromosome 1, bAptPat1.pri.cur, whole genome shotgun sequence, one genomic window encodes:
- the DNAJB13 gene encoding dnaJ homolog subfamily B member 13 yields MGQDYYAVLELGRGATDADIKKAYRKLALKNHPLKCKEPWAPEKFRQLAEAYDVLSDPMKKGIYDKFGEEGLKGGIPLEFGGENPWTVGYVFHNNPDKVFKEFFGGDNPFAEFFAEDGSELILPFGGLRGRGAMKQDPPIVRDLCLSLEDLFYGCTKKIKISRRVMNEDGQTSTIRDKILTIDVQPGWKQGTRITFEKEGDQGPNVIPADITFVVQEKLHPRFKRANDNLAYVATIPLGKALIGCTVDVRTLDGRLLNIPINDIVDPKYCKVVPGEGMPLPRDPRRKGDLLIYFNICFPKKLTPDKKMLLKSALLS; encoded by the exons ATGGGGCAGGACTACTACGCCGTGCTGGAGCTGGGCCGCGGCGCCACGGACGCCGACATCAAGAAGGC CTATCGGAAACTGGCCTTGAAGAACCACCCTCTAAAATGCAAGGAGCCCTGGGCGCCGGAGAAGTTCAGGCAGCTGGCGGAGGCCTACGATGTGCTGAGCGACC CCATGAAGAAAGGCATCTACGACAAGTTTGGAGAAGAGGGTCTCAAAGGCGGCATCCCCTTGGAGTTCGGTGGCGAGAACCCCTGGACCGTCGGCTACGTGTTTCACAATAACCCTGACAAAGTCTTCAAGGAGTTCTTTGGTGGAGACAACCCCTTTGCGG AGTTCTTTGCCGAGGATGGCTCGGAGTTAATCCTGCCCTTCGGAGGGCTGCGAGGACGAGGAGCGATGAAGCAAGACCCCCCGATCGTGCGGGATCTCTGCCTCTCCCTTGAAGACCTGTTCTACGGCTGCACCAAGAAGATTAAGATCTCCCGCAGG GTGATGAATGAAGATGGTCAAACGAGCACCATCAGAGATAAGATCCTAACGATTGACGTGCAGCCGGGGTGGAAGCAGGGTACCAGGATCACCTTTGAGAAGGAAGGGGACCAG GGCCCAAATGTCATTCCCGCTGACATCACCTTCGTTGTCCAAGAGAAACTCCACCCAAGGTTTAAAAGGGCCAACGACAACCTCGCTTACGTCGCCACCATCCCCCTGGGAAAG GCGCTGATCGGTTGCACGGTGGACGTGAGGACGCTGGACGGGAGGCTGCTGAACATCCCCATCAACGACATCGTGGA CCCCAAGTACTGTAAAgtggtgccaggggaggggaTGCCGCTGCCCCGGGACCCCCGGCGCAAGGGTGACCTCCTCATATATTTCAACATCTGCTTTCCCAAGAAGCTCACGCCTGACAAGAAAATGCTCTTGAAAAGCGCCCTCCTGTCCTAG